In a single window of the Salvelinus namaycush isolate Seneca chromosome 18, SaNama_1.0, whole genome shotgun sequence genome:
- the LOC120063391 gene encoding E3 ubiquitin-protein ligase RNF165-like isoform X1 — protein MVLVHVGYLVLPVFGSVRNRGSHFNRQQQQHSHATSCRHFQLGPQAQLPIDFPMPHPGQPQSGINPHLAPPGHQHSPQLHPPLNPIPPTPQFQDLSAPPFLPQALHQQYLLQQQILETQHRRIMPPSRHQPHRLRPGYEFAPALHIPPQPAAQQPRYLAEGTDWDLSVDAGLPPPQYHVRPLPQHYHHYLTSPRMHHFPRNNASTQVVVHEIRNYPYPQLHLLALQGLNPSRHASAVRESYEELLQLEDRLGSVNRGAVQTTIERFTYPHKYKKRIPQDLKLGLVDEELDTDEKCTICLSMLEDGEDVRRLPCMHLFHQACVDQWLATSRKCPICRVDIETQLAPDS, from the exons TTTAGTGCATGTCGGATATCTGGTTCTTCCTGTATTTGGCTCAGTAAGAAATAGag GATCACACTTTAaccggcagcagcagcagcatagcCATGCTACCTCTTGCCGGCACTTCCAGCTAGGCCCCCAGGCCCAGCTGCCCATTGACTTCCCAATGCCCCACCCAGGTCAGCCCCAGTCGGGCATCAACCCCCACCTGGCTCCCCCTGGCCACCAGCATTCTCCCCAGCTCCACCCGCCCCTCAACCCCATACCCCCCACACCCCAGTTCCAGGACCTTTCTGCCCCCCCTTTCCTACCTCAGGCCTTACACCAACAGTACCTCCTCCAGCAGCAGATCCTAGAGACCCAGCACCGGCGCATCATGCCACCTTCCAG ACACCAGCCCCACAGACTGCGGCCGGGTTACGAGTTTGCTCCCGCCCTCCACATCCCCCCACAGCCTGCGGCCCAGCAGCCTCGCTACCTGGCTGAAGGCACAGACTG GGATTTGAGTGTGGACGCGGGGCTCCCTCCTCCTCAGTACCACGTCCGCCCACTGCCCCAGcactaccatcactacctgaCATCTCCCAGGATGCATCACTTCCCCAGGAACAATGCCTCCACCCAAGTG GTTGTCCATGAGATCAGAAACTACCCGTATCCTCAGTTACACCTGCTGGCCCTGCAGGGCCTCAACCCCTCCCGCCACGCATCCGCTGTGAGAGAGAGCTATGAG GAGCTACTGCAGCTGGAGGACAGGTTGGGCAGTGTGAACCGGGGGGCTGTCCAGACCACTATTGAAAGGTTTACCTACCCTCACAAATACAAGAAG AGGATACCTCAGGACCTTAAGCTAGGGCTGGTGGATGAGGAATTGGATACAGATGAGAAGTGTACCATCTGTCTATCAATgctggaggatggagaggatgtCAG GAGATTACCCTGCATGCACCTCTTCCACCAGGCGTGTGTGGACCAGTGGCTGGCCACCAGTAGGAAATGCCCCATATGCAGGGTGGACATTGAGACCCAGCTGGCACCAGACAGCTGA
- the LOC120063391 gene encoding E3 ubiquitin-protein ligase RNF165-like isoform X2 has protein sequence MVLVHVGYLVLPVFGSVRNRGSHFNRQQQQHSHATSCRHFQLGPQAQLPIDFPMPHPGQPQSGINPHLAPPGHQHSPQLHPPLNPIPPTPQFQDLSAPPFLPQALHQQYLLQQQILETQHRRIMPPSRYGDLVSGYPHRLRPGYEFAPALHIPPQPAAQQPRYLAEGTDWDLSVDAGLPPPQYHVRPLPQHYHHYLTSPRMHHFPRNNASTQVVVHEIRNYPYPQLHLLALQGLNPSRHASAVRESYEELLQLEDRLGSVNRGAVQTTIERFTYPHKYKKRIPQDLKLGLVDEELDTDEKCTICLSMLEDGEDVRRLPCMHLFHQACVDQWLATSRKCPICRVDIETQLAPDS, from the exons TTTAGTGCATGTCGGATATCTGGTTCTTCCTGTATTTGGCTCAGTAAGAAATAGag GATCACACTTTAaccggcagcagcagcagcatagcCATGCTACCTCTTGCCGGCACTTCCAGCTAGGCCCCCAGGCCCAGCTGCCCATTGACTTCCCAATGCCCCACCCAGGTCAGCCCCAGTCGGGCATCAACCCCCACCTGGCTCCCCCTGGCCACCAGCATTCTCCCCAGCTCCACCCGCCCCTCAACCCCATACCCCCCACACCCCAGTTCCAGGACCTTTCTGCCCCCCCTTTCCTACCTCAGGCCTTACACCAACAGTACCTCCTCCAGCAGCAGATCCTAGAGACCCAGCACCGGCGCATCATGCCACCTTCCAGGTATGGGGACCTGGTTTCTGGCTAT CCCCACAGACTGCGGCCGGGTTACGAGTTTGCTCCCGCCCTCCACATCCCCCCACAGCCTGCGGCCCAGCAGCCTCGCTACCTGGCTGAAGGCACAGACTG GGATTTGAGTGTGGACGCGGGGCTCCCTCCTCCTCAGTACCACGTCCGCCCACTGCCCCAGcactaccatcactacctgaCATCTCCCAGGATGCATCACTTCCCCAGGAACAATGCCTCCACCCAAGTG GTTGTCCATGAGATCAGAAACTACCCGTATCCTCAGTTACACCTGCTGGCCCTGCAGGGCCTCAACCCCTCCCGCCACGCATCCGCTGTGAGAGAGAGCTATGAG GAGCTACTGCAGCTGGAGGACAGGTTGGGCAGTGTGAACCGGGGGGCTGTCCAGACCACTATTGAAAGGTTTACCTACCCTCACAAATACAAGAAG AGGATACCTCAGGACCTTAAGCTAGGGCTGGTGGATGAGGAATTGGATACAGATGAGAAGTGTACCATCTGTCTATCAATgctggaggatggagaggatgtCAG GAGATTACCCTGCATGCACCTCTTCCACCAGGCGTGTGTGGACCAGTGGCTGGCCACCAGTAGGAAATGCCCCATATGCAGGGTGGACATTGAGACCCAGCTGGCACCAGACAGCTGA